The Vigna radiata var. radiata cultivar VC1973A chromosome 6, Vradiata_ver6, whole genome shotgun sequence DNA segment taaaaaatatatcttgtgGAATAACTTTGGTAGATTTCAATTTAACATGTGTTTTATTAGACTCCACTTAATTATGTTATTACGTtcaatgaataaattttattttatttttatcttgttcTATATTAGAATTAGGATTGTTATTAGTGTTTTTGCCAGTATGATCTTCACCATCTCAAGTCGTTTCTATATCCTCAACAATGATAACGACATttttaaatagtaaattaatttttaactattacaagcaactattaaattaatttttaaatagactTGTGACAATAACAACACACTCAAAAGagtattaagataaaatatggAATTATGTGgaatatagttttattatatatatatatatatatatatatatatatatatatatatatatatatataaataaataaaagataatgatacttaaacaatattttttaataatatttgaacaatATCTACGTATCATTCTGtggtggtgtttatgattattattattgattttggaATAATTTTGCATCAAtaacagaatgacacgtaaatgatgttcaaatattgttaaaaaaatgttgtctaactatcattttatatatatatatatatatatatatatatatatatatNNNNNNNNNNNNNNNNNNNNNNNNNNNNNNNNNNNNNNNNNNNNNNNNNNNNNNNNNNNNNNNNNNNNNNNNNNNNNNNNAATGTGCTATATCCTTCCACAGGGACCTGCCTAATCCCTGCATGTTCTGTGTTGCCATGTCTAATTCAGACCACCATTCCTGATAAGTGTTCAAATCAAAGCAACTTTTCGTATcacaattaatttgttttttttttttctgcccCCACAACAGAGAAATGGCAGTAACAAAAGTGagttgtagaaagaaaaaacatgattaAGAGTAAATATTCCGGATGGCAACATGACAGTAAATTAAGCTTTCAAATTTAGTGATGAACACATTAAATCCTAATACATGTATATTTAATGCATGTTGTCGTgtaatatgttaataatattatttcgcCGTTCAATGTTTCTGACCGACAGAAGAAGAAATTCCTTCATCACAATCTTTTTACAGCACAGGACCAGTGCATGGTCCTGCATGCTGCTGCTGTTAATTAATTCACCTAAAGTGATAGTAGTCAGTAATGGGAAAGTTTTGATAACTCTCTCGTCCAAGGaagtcttcttctttttcatctaaTATGATACTTAGGGTTATGTGATTGAAGAgaattatgattaatattattaattagatCCCGTTTAAAAGGTGATAGGAATTGAAATAATGGAATTTGTTGACAGGAAAACGTGTTAACGGTATGAAGATGAAGTTACTTCTCTGATAACACAGCTCATCCCATATGTGACATTTCATGgctaataaataatagtaataccATTCACACTTTTAAGTACTGTGTGATGTGTCTCTATCCAAGATGCCCGAGTAGGTCAACCTATTCATGAATTTCTTCCTGCTATTTAATGAGGCTCAATTCTTCACCATCCAATATCCAAGCTTGGGTACAAAACAAACTTTGCTCATGGCGCAAATTGCAGCCATCTCAACCACCTAACACAGTAGAAACACACCTTTAATTACATCAACATTTTTTAGTTACATGATATAAACCTTGCCAATTGATTAATATTGGTTTTGAAAATCTCATGccgactaaagataagaccaatttagtatatatataagtgtGTGCAAACTTCACCCTACAAACCGATTTTATAGGGTTGAGTTAgttttaaagtccacttctaacaagtcGTATCATTGAATTTTCTTTACTTGAATCATATATAGCATTACATtctataagaaaaaaacatgtttgTAGTATCTTTATAAGCTATAACATCTCACACCTGAAATCACTTGTGTGTTTGAGAAAATTCCTGATgagatataattaattaatttaaaaccttATGAGAATGACAATTTAGGTAGATAGACATGAAGTTTGTTTAGGAACAATTACACAGTAGAGTAATATGCAGAATATAACTATCAAACCTTCGGTGTCAAtctatatttttcctttcatttattACAGTGTTCAACTGTAACCAGATTCCCTTTCCTCTCAACGGTTTCACCTCACCAATGATTTATAAAGGAACAACCACACACTGCTTCGTCAGTCTTTATAGTCAATGATCCATATTCTTCAATAAATAATCTTGCAGCTACCTCTAATAACCCATTCAATTATACAGTTTAATCATCAACAATCCATATCAGACATTAAATTTGGCCACAACGAAATTGGTGCGCTCCAAAGATACCTACCATCAAATTCATCACATCCGGGCCCTCCTTGATTAATTAACTCCATGCTTAAATTAACTCCCAATCAAGAAACCCAATTCCTGAGTAATATACAAGAACATGCACtctttaatgatatttataagttttaagtttTTGGAGTATGATAAAGTACTGGTAGCCATAAAGCAGTGTTAAGGGTCTAGAAGGCAAATATAAGGGAGGAGTATCAGTAGCAGTAGCAGTAGCATAGCAGTAGTAGTATATAGCAGCAGCAGCATAGTTGAGGTAAGAAAATCTTAGAGTTGAATCCAGAATGGTGAATGATGGTGTATCGATTGAGAAGTCCTTCAGAATAAAGGAGGATGATAGGTTCTTCTCAAGGCTATTGTCGAAGGAAACCTCCAAGGCTAACTCTTCTTCAAGGGTCTTCTATTATGGAGAAACATCTATTGCAGTTCCTTTCACATGGGAGGCACAACCTGGTACCCCAAAACATCCTTCTTCTCAGACTTCTCTACCTCCTCTCACACCCCCTCCTTCGTATTACTCCAATTCCAAAACCAGCAACAAGAGAACAAACTCCAAGACCAAcatattttcatgcattttcccAATGTTTATCACACCTTCAAGAAAGCATCAGGGCTCACCATCCTCATCTcgctcatcttcttcttcctcttcgtcTTCGTGGTCATTGGTATACCCATCCGATCAAGGAACCCTCTCCTGCTCACGCTCAACTGCTACTGTTCGCACTTTTCTCAAACATAAAGCTTCAAACAGATTCAGAGGCTGCTATTCTTTCGGGAACATAAGGAACGCAGCCTAGTCTTTGAAGGTAACATCGTTACAACAACATCGTTTTCTGCTGTGTATCAGAAAAATGTAGATGTTTGGTTGGTCATCATCGTGTGAGTTTCAAATGTATGGACAAAATAATTTCCCATCTCATTATTTTAGTTGAGATTGTATATTATGCCTGAGTGCAGTTAAATGTTCTTATTAGTTAATTATAGTAAATTGTCACCAATTTAAATGTGCGCTTAGATATGCTTAAACTCGTTAATGAAACCATAACCTAATCAAAATGATTATTAGAAATTCGtgtgttttcaaaatcaattttgaaagttGCTGACAACTTTGTTCTTCTGAAGGagtgtttgatgaaataattgttttttttggTGATTCAATGAAGttgattaaaatgtattttttggCCATATTCTTACAAATATTTGTAACGATAAAATagtaacttgttttttttttttttctgtacaatttttttttaatttagaacaTTTATATTTCCATCTGTTTATGGGAATGAtttcgtgaaaaaaaaaaactaatttttaaaaatcatgatttttctgAACTAAGCCTTTGTCAGATTAGTAAAATCTAATAAAGCACAACATCacaagagaaaataattttcgatttaaatgaatttctataaaatgtttttagaaTTTAGTTATGGTGTTGTTGTGTTTGGTGAAATAAGATTTGAACCCAAATAAGAATTGGATCTAAAAGCCCCAAGGCCCATGCCCAGATATGAAAATCTAAAAATACTGTAATCGTTcagtaaataaatacatttacgaaaggtttaatttttaattttatttatttattttcggTCAacactaattctaatttttatgtttttaatttgataattttattcctaataattttttagttgatGAATTTCATTTCTCATCCTAAATATTCAAAGTTGCATAAAGAGAGACAAAGTtcactaattatataaaaaaatgagaattaaaattacctgcatatttatatttacaaaaaggataaagatacttagacaacattttcttgacaacatttgaacatcatcatacgtgtcattgtgtgattggtccatggtggtctcattgtgtcatttggaccaatcacacaatgacacgtatgatgatgttcaaatgttgtctatgtatcattaccctTACAAAAACCTTTTAACCAATTCACgcactttaaaatataattgatttagttattgaaattttattctcaaaaattcatttgatttttttaaaattgtccttaatattttttaaattattaatatatctttGTATTTACTTCTTTCtcgtttaattaattaatgtttgaatGATTATATAGTTCGTAGAAAATgtttatcaatttaatttttactattcgttatttttatgtaaaaataaactaattaaggatgttttagagaaaaataattagcGCACCAAATAATTAGGAAACAGTCAGGATAGACAAATATATGAAAAGTATCTTGtgcatataaataaagaaaatatttgttttttaaattgtagaagttaaaatcaattaacttaaaatatattttacctcACACAcatactaattaaaataagtattaaaaaaataaaaatgttaattttgttataattcacttgaatcttatttatttttaatatttatgtttatttaaattaatatcatataaaataatattaattttattgcttatttaaatttgtgttatctatatcaaaattaattttatttatgtgattATATATGTAAGTTATAGTTATTAGGGCTGATATTTAAAcagtatatatttaatatttattaagttactttccacttaattaattttaattttatttatatgatatgaATTAGTGcgtgaagaaaaataataatattagactattctcaattaaaaattaaaaaatgataaaaatattataatatgtgtAATTTTGATTAACACagtttttttatgtaaattagaAGTGTTTAAGTGAGTTAACCTATTTACATGGATTGAGTTATCATaagtgaaattaaaaacaaatcaatttaaCCAACTCATTTTTTATGagttataaaatttgtaatattactacaataagataaattttgtaatagttaaagatgtttgtttatttcatcAAACATCTCAcaattaagaataatattataaatataataacaaagaaCTAAAATGTcaattgacaaaattaaataaaaaataaaattaaatatctaaatcattgaaatattattgaaataatattttgatttttaaaaaccaaaaatatcaaaagtagttaataattacaataaaaaaattataaaaatgttattatgatataataaaatatatattatgtcaAGTACACAAATTTGaaactattaataaatattttctccattaaaatcattcaattcaatttatgaatttttttttggtctacttttgtttgttttgctttgtttttaaGATGGCAACGTAACATTATacaagaaaattttgttttttttttaaataacactagaacttaaattaatattaaaaataaatttatttaacgtTAACtagattataattaaatttttttaattaagtaataataataaattggaaTGAACTTAATTGacattgtttaaaattaatatttaaaaattaataataataaattaatatttatataatactaTTAATTAATGTCTTTTGGATCCGGATtcttaaacaaaaaacaatagaataatcaactttcttttttttttaatctattttaaaatactacGATGATTccgttattttttatatcattttgataTTCAACCAtccaaaagtttcttttttcacTTAATAGCCATTTTaggaagatataaaaaatagtgtACACTTTTTCACCTCTTTAGCattaaactcaaaattaaaaggtttctttttgaaattttcactCTGGACCCTCAGTCAATCCATATACTTGACTTAATCGTCTACATTTTCTACTCTTTCATCACATTTCCATTCCTTTTCTAGTAAATAAGcatgtgaaaaaaatttattcttggCATCCACTTTTTATTCGGTGGTGGCTTGTATTCCATCGTggagttttgattttattactgGAGGCAGTTGAAAGGTGGTTGGTTAGAAGCACATTTATTCTTAAGACATAAATATGACTTTTTTTAGGCTTGTAATGGTcagattataatatataagtatgataagtatgaaaaatttgattttacatatataaataagtgtaaagttgtaattattcatataatttttagttgaaaagttgtaattagaAATAGGAAAGTATGTACAGGAATTTACACACATTAAAGTGGAGTGCTGTCAGACATTTCTCGTTAAGCTAATAATAATTCGCTTAGCCAATTAATGTTTCATTCGTTCAACGCATCAGCACAACTTGCTAGGCGAATAAATGTTAGTTAAAGAATTGTAGTTGAATATTCGCTTAGCGCATGGGATCTGTGCGCTTAGcaaattagttattttctttgGCTTTTAAAGTGAGAAATAGACAGAAAGATAGAACCCCTGACAGAAGTTCcgaacaaaagaaagaaacgaAAACATCTCATGAACCCTTAACAGATGTtccaaacaaaagaaagaaacgaAAACATCTCAGAAACCCTTGACAGAAGTTCTGgataaaagaaagaaacgaAAAGATCTCAGGAACCCCTGACAGAAGTTTCggacaaaagaaagaaacaaaaacatctCAGTAACCCCAAATAGAAGTTTCAGACAAAAGAAAGAAACGAAAACATCACATACATTGATTTTTCGGCATGATGGAAAACGAGTTAGGTCGATTTGGCAACTTTTGCATTGGCATTAGGAGGCTTTTACTCTGCTATCGGAATTCAAACGCACAGTCGCCCTTTTCCTTGCAACCGTAATCACTTTCTTCTATGGTGGTCAGAGGTGATTTCATATTTAGTTGTTGCCGCTATATTCCTTGCAACTTGTGGCATGTAATTATCTAttgtaataattttgaattcatGTTAGagatttttcttgaaataaatagaaaataaatgtttactGTGCAAAGAAATATGCTAAATAATACTCTTCACCATGTGCTGAGCAAATAAATGCTAGTTAAAGAATTGCAATTGAATATTCGCTTAGCGCATGGGATTTGTGCGCTTAAcaaattagttattttctttgactttaaagtgaaaaatagaCACAAAGATACAACCCCTAACAAAAGTTATAGACAAAAGAAAGAAGGTTTaaaccctcccttggtcctaacttttgtatgaaaatctcagttcggtcctcatgTTTTCatctgtctcaattgggtcatattttttgtaaaaatgaacacattttaccctaaccgttaaATTATTCCAAACGACGTTAAGTTGAGTTTATGTGTTGCACGCTGatgtaaaattgttttcttatgtggaattttgtttgaaattaagatttttttacgTGTCAAAATTTATTCCTAATCTAACCAAGAAATTTGTTCCTAATCGAACCAGAGGCTCACTCCCCCATGTACCTCGTCGCCGGTCGCCGGTCGCCAGACCTCTCCCATGGAAGAAACAAGGAATGTAATTAAACCAATTTAATCCTAATTGAACCCAGAAAACCTAAATTGATCTCCAAATATTGCTTTCCTTTCTTTAATTCCAAAACCCAATCTGGGTagtccctcttcctcttctAGATACATTTGGGTTTTTTTCTCAATCTATTATGTGAACTCTTAACAAAGTTTCAGACTTTTGCTCCCAATTCTCGAAAAATAAAACCCAGCTTGAGGGCTCTATAATGTCTTCATCACCCAATTTAAACATTGATCGTCACCTGAAAAAGAGACTGAAACCCATTGATCAATACCCCCAGAACACTAAAAAACAGATTCAACATCCTAGCCACAACCATGTTCAACCTCCAACCACCAGAAACCCCAAAGCCATACCCAATAAAACACGATGTAAATAAGAAGATAATCGTCGACGACATCGCCGGCACCGAGTGTGGATTCCGATTAGAGGCGAATTGATCACGACGACTCAAAATTCGTACAACGGAGTGCGTTTTGGCCCTCACCGGTGATTCCTTCGGCACTGCTGTGCAAGACAATGAAAGGAAAGTTGACTCAGAGAGCCTCTGATTGAGGAAGTCGGTGACCCTTAAAAGTTTGATGACGGTGCCCAACTTGGGCTTTCTGTGATACCTCAAAGGGTTCATGTTGGCGATGAGTTTCTTGCGGGGAACCTTGACAGACTTGAAGAGGAGATCGGGGGTGAGGACGATGGGAGAGTGGGGAAGAATTTGGCGAGGAAGGTGAGGATCTAGGGAATGGACCAACTGGGTCTGAAACGACGTTGTTGAAGGGTTTCGGGAAGAGGAAGTGGATGAGGAGGCAGATGGTGGCGCCCGTGGACTCGCCGAAGAGGAGAAACCCTCTACTGCTAGCTAGGAAGAAGAATGGGACAACCTTTTTTTCTCGTTTTTGGAAGAAAGCCCAAGAGCTTTTCCCTACACCAACACAGATTTCTTAGACAAAACGAAAGGAATAAGGTGCCATGTCAAACActgttaatttaaataataggtttaataggttcggaggttgTTATATTTGAGGGTTTGTTTCagttgggtcctccaattttgaaagtgataaattaggtccctaatttggTCATTCGATTCAATAAAagcctttccgttaaatgcacTTGACGCCGTGAAGTATTTGAACATGTGGCAAGCCGAGGCTTCCAAGTGGCACTGTTTGAGGTGTATAGGTggattataacattttaaataattttttgaattataattataaatgacTAAACCAGAACAATGTTTCCTATGTTGGGGTCAGGTAAGTCGTGCTGCAAAAGAGGGGAAACCTGCGAAATTGAGGAAATTAGAGAAATTAGGGTTCTTGGCTGGGTTCTTGGAGCTTGTAGTACATAAGAGTGAATCCGAGCTCAACTTCGTGATATTCTAACTCTCTGTTTCGGTGTACATAAGAGTGAATCCACTTCCCTTCTTCAAACGCGCCGGTGGCAGCACACGCGCCGAGAACACTCGCCAGAAGAGAGTTATTGGGCTTCACGGTTGCAAAGCAATTATTCTTGAGGTCACGAAAAAGCTGAATGGCCTCGCGGAAAAACCCATTTCTGACGTAGCCGGAGACCATTGCGCTGTACAACACGTCATTTTTGTCGGGGATTGCCTCGAACACCTTCCTGGCTTCGTATACCAAGCTGTTGTTGCAGTAGCCGGTGAGGAGGCTTGTGCAGCACGTGACGTTTTTGTTAGGACTTTCGTCGAACACGCGACGAGCGGCTCGTGCGCAGGCGTGGTTGGAGTAGGCGGCGACGAGGGAGGTGGCGACGTAGGGATCAGCGAGGTGGCCGAGTCGGAGGATGAGGAAGTGGAGCTGTTGGATGAAGGAGAGAGAAGGGGAAGCTTTGGAGAGGAGGAGGGTGAAGGTGCGGGCGTTGGGGCGAACAGTGTTGTTTAACATTTGGAGGAAGAGGGAGGAGGATCGGCGGGAAAAGGCGACGATGATGGTGTTGTAGTGGAAGAGAGTTGGGAAAGGGATGCAAGAAAAGAGGGTATGGGCGTGGCGGAGATCGGCGTGGGGAGAGAGAGCGCAGAAAGCCAAGAGTTTGCTTGAGATGAAGGTGAAGCGAGCGAGGGAGGTGGTGATGGCGTAGGCATGGGTTTGCTTCATCTCTCTCATGCTTGAACATTGTTCCAGAAGGCTAACAAGGTTGTGTTTTTGTGAGGTAGAACTCATCATCCCCACCAAACAACAACTTCCAAGAACTTTATTTCATGAGGCAATTGTtccaagaataaaaaatagattttgagGCCagttatgaaattattttttggaaATGATTATTGGGGTTATGGAAGCTACaactcaaaaaattatttaaaatgttataatccACCTATACACCTTAAACAAAAATTCCGGACAAAAGAAATAAACGAAAACATCTCAGGAATCCCGACAGAAGTTCCagacaaaagaaagaaactaaaaaatatcTCAGGAACCCCTGACAGAAGTTTCagacaaaagaaagaaacaaaaacatctCACTAACCCCTGACAGAAGTTCCggacaaaagaaagaaacaaaaacatcacATACATTGATTTTTCGGCATGATGGAAAACGAGTTAGGTCGATTTGGCAACTTTTGCATTGGCATTGGGGAGGCTTTTATTCCGTTGTCGAAATTCAAACGCAGAGCTGCCCTTATCTTTGCAACCGTAATCACTTTCTTCTATGGTGGTCAGAGGTGATTTCATATTAGTTGTTGCTGCTATATTCTTTGCAACTTGTGACATGTAATTTGATATGGTGTTTCTCTGttgtaataattttgaattcatGTTAGAGATTTTTGTTgaaacaaatagaaaataaatgtttactGTGCAAAGAAATATGTTCAATTATACTCTTCACCATGTGCTGAGCGAATAAATGTTAGTTAAATAATTGCAATTGAATTGTCGCTTAGCGCATGGGATTTGTGCATTTAgcaaattagttattttttttggcttttaaaataagaaatagacACAAAGATAGAGTCCTTAACAGATGTTCCAGACAAAAGAAAGAAACGAAAACATTTCAGAAACCCTTGACATAAGTTCCGGACAAAAGAAAGAAACGAAAACATCTCAAGAACCCTAACAGAAGTTATggacaaaagaaagaaacaaaaaaatcttAAGAACCTCTGACAGAAGTTTAGGACAAAAGAAAGAAACGAAAACATCTTAGTAACCCGTGACAGAAGTTCcgaacaaaagaaagaaacgaAAACATCACATTGATTTTTCGGCATGATGGAAAATGAGTTAGGTCGATTTGGCAACTTTTGCATTGGCATTGAAGAGGCTTTTATTATGCTATCGGAATTCAAATGCAGAGCCGCCCTTATCCTTACAACGTAATCACTTTCTGGTGGTAAGAAATGATTTCATATTCAATTGTTATTACTATATTCCTTACAACTCGTGACATGTAATTTGATAGGTGTTTCtcttttttgtaataattttgaattcatgttatagatttttttgaaacaaatagaaaataaatatttactgtGCAAAGAAATATGCTAAATAATAGTCTTCACCATGTGCTCGATAATGggatttctcatttttctttcactctatatatttttctttgttattttcatattcaaccacgattttaataataaaatatgtattaaatatatacaaattaatttgaaataaaattcatgCAGCATTTATTTCATAGCAATACATCCAATTCAACGCCCTTAATCTTACACCAAGTTGTATGAGCAGATTGATATAGATATATATGATCATGTTTCTTTTACCAAGTCAATTCTCATCCTCTGCAAACAGCATCGATTAGTTTGTAATCTCACAAAAGTTAAAGTTATGAGATATCTGATCTCAGTTCATATTTCATCATTTATAGTTGTAGACGGAAATAATCAATGGGACTATTGGGTATAGTAAAAGACATCTCAACTTGgattataaaggaaaaaaaaaaatatttaaactggAAAGTCACGAAGGAACTTGTACATCAAAAGCCTTCAACTTCAACATCAGCACTcagaagaaaaattaacaaaataggaCAATGCAGGTACACTTGGTAGCACACAACATCAAAATGACAGCAGCACATACTTAACAACTTATTACACCTGCATTGTTATCAAATCATAAAAGTTACGGTTCATGAGTATATTTATGTGTGGTGTAGATCTCTTCAGCAATTCAATCAGTTCACCCTTCTGCAGTTCTTCCTTATTTCTCCGGTGGAGCCAGTGAGGGGACTGATGTCTCCCATCTTGATCATAGCAGCGGAGAAATCATCGAAAAAGGAGGCTGGGTTGGTGCTGTAGGTACGCACAGTGGAGTCAGTGGAACCGCCATTAAAGAGTTGCTGATCAGAATGGAGAAGACCCTTCTTCTGAATGAGGTTCTTGAAGTAGTGATTGTCAAAGAAAGTGGGAGTGGCAAGGTCAAGGGGTGCCAAGTTGTTGTCCCCTGATCCTGAGTTTCGAGGGCATGTAGATTGTCTCGTGTGGGCAAAGGAGCTATCTATGTTGGTTTCGTTGTAGATGCGAGCTCTAAAGGTTGTGCACCTTGCTTGTCCAATTGTATGACCACCTAGAATATGAATGAATTCAGTATTGTTTCCAAGGTAACAAGTTATAAAGTACTGAAGTTACACATATGTTTGAGAAATGTTACAAACAGTTTCTAAAACACCATTTTATCGTCTCCTTTTGTAATGTTTAATAATGTTTAACATGTGTTAGAATGAAAGTGTATGTAAAATCTTAGTACCAGATAGTGCGACCAAGTCCTTGGAGGAAAGTCCGAGAGAGTTGAATCTGGAGACGAGTTGGTTGAGGTTTGAAGAGGGTCGTGGGATGCCATTGTTGGCAGCAGATTGGCTTGCTGTTCTGGAGTCTCTTCTTCCAAGTTTCACGTTCCATGTTGGGCCACCAAGCTGAGatcaaaggaaaagaaaagctGAGACATGAACTTTGAGACATTTTTCTCTGCTTAGATTAGGATGAGagtggaagaaaaagaaaaggcaaaaaatgaaaatgacagTAGTTTCTTTTCTCCAAATCAAATAATGAAACTTTAAGACACATTTGTCAAGGTTAGTGAATAGGTCTTTTTCAAGGACACTTGACCTTATATGT contains these protein-coding regions:
- the LOC106764422 gene encoding uncharacterized protein LOC106764422, encoding MVNDGVSIEKSFRIKEDDRFFSRLLSKETSKANSSSRVFYYGETSIAVPFTWEAQPGTPKHPSSQTSLPPLTPPPSYYSNSKTSNKRTNSKTNIFSCIFPMFITPSRKHQGSPSSSRSSSSSSSSSWSLVYPSDQGTLSCSRSTATVRTFLKHKASNRFRGCYSFGNIRNAA
- the LOC106763811 gene encoding peroxidase P7, with translation MAYSCSSFIICLTLLVLVFGTANATLYTNFYSHSCPKLFDTVKCEVESAISKETRMGASLLRLFFHDCFVNGCDGSILLDDTSSFTGEKNAGPNKNSARGFEVIDKIKSAVEEVCPGVVSCADILAIAARDSVHILGGPTWNVKLGRRDSRTASQSAANNGIPRPSSNLNQLVSRFNSLGLSSKDLVALSGGHTIGQARCTTFRARIYNETNIDSSFAHTRQSTCPRNSGSGDNNLAPLDLATPTFFDNHYFKNLIQKKGLLHSDQQLFNGGSTDSTVRTYSTNPASFFDDFSAAMIKMGDISPLTGSTGEIRKNCRRVN